The genomic interval GCCACCTGTAACTCACCTACTTTGCATTGACCAAATGCAGCCTAGCTTCATGGGTTGGGTGAAAGAAGGATGTAACCTGCCCGTGATCGACGCCGGGGTTGAGGTGTGTTTTTGCTTCATTCTCCAGATGCCGATGAATGCGACCCCAAAGAAAGTCTCCAAGTCTAGAAGTCTAATGTATCCCAAAACTTTCCAGTCACCATTCCAGTAAAAGATTTTGCCTCTGATCTCCCAAGTGTCAACTGTCTGTCATGAGACTTTTAGACAGCTGAACTCATTCATTCTCTCTAACGAGTTAGCAAGATCAATAGTAGCGGGCTTGGCAGTGAGAAAAGGGGGGCTTAGTTAGTCTTCATGGTCCGGCGACGCAGCTCGAGATGCTGCGTCTGCAGCCAAGCCAATGCGTCCCAATAGCTAGGTTCCCAGCGCATCTCAGCATATGCAGCACTCTGCAGGATTATTTCTTGGGGTcaaaaaagtaagcttatctCACTCAGTGGGCTGAAGATGGGAGAGAAGATGTGAGCGAATGAGTCTAGACGAGGGCGGCGACTCAAGATGAGTGAGTGACCTCTTTCTTACCTTATGTAATGAGATGAAGGCAAAGTCAGCAGGAAACGGTGCGGCTGGACTGCCGTGCGCCACAGCTGAAAATAGGTCAGGCCCGATTGGGACACATTCTTCCAGTTGACCAAAACTTCCTTTCTTTCCCCTCCTCTCATGTCTTCTGATGAACATGGCCAGACTTCACTCATCCGAACAACTCAGAATCCCATGGTTCGCATGAATGTTGAATTTCATCGCTACTGCGTTTGAGAGTTCCCTCGCAAACGAATCCTTCAGAGACGAACACAGCTCTCTCGTGCCTGGTTGGATTGAAGTGAAAACAAACTCGAGACCGGGCCGGCATAGAAACGAACGCCAGTCAAACAAGCTAAACTCAAGCCAGCAGCGGTACCTGCATCGACAAGGCTCGCGATATGATGGAAGgggggcgggggggggggcatgAAGGCTCGTCCGAAATCGTGCTTGATCCTTCGCAGGGCCGCAGCAGTGGTTGAACAAGCATGAGGCACCGTGCTCTGGAAGCTTCTGTGCTGGATTTGATGGATGGGAGGCATCGATTCCCTCGTGGCGCGGTAGCACCAGGCCAACAACTCGGGCGACTGACGAGAAGGGAAGAAACACAGACTCTCAGGTGCCTCATTCTGCTCAGTGCTCAATCCCTCTCACCCAGCCAGTGGGGGATGGAGAGAGGGGTATTGAGCATATAACGATGGGCGACTTGCAGATGCTCGTATATGTGCAGAACTGACATTTTCATCCGAGCGGTCGGTTCACCGACCAACATCGGATATCGCCTCTTCAGGGACCTCGTCCCAATCAGGAGAAAGGTAAAGGTAAGGATCGAAGAACCGCAGACCGACCTGCCAGCGCATTTGCGGCGCTCAATAGCGTCAAGCGGGAAAGGAGAAGGAATGAATGGGTGAGAGCGAGACGACAACACCGAGCGGCCTTGGGAAACCAAGTCCAGCAAGCTGTTGATCTTGGCTCAGCGGACGGCGCCACGCGAGTCGCGACGCACCGCCCATCGCAGCCTAGGCAACGGCCTCTCGGGTCTGTCTGTTACTGTCGTGCCTAGCTTGTTTCTGCCATGGTCTGACGGCTTTCACGAACAACCTTCTTTCTCTTCAAGCTTGTTCTTCCTTCTCTTAGCTCTTCCAGAGTACGCAGTACAAGGAAAGGCCCCTTTTGCCCTGGCGATCTAGCTCCGTCTTTCTGTTTTGGCGCCGTGTACCAACACAAGAAGCTTAAACGCTCACCATCCAATCCCACACCGTCGTTCTTGGCATGGCGTTTCCCATTGTGTCTAGTGCCATGCGATACGAGAGGTCAACGCCCCCTGTCACCGGCGAGTCTGCGCACCGTGACACGGCCGGTGGACGCGGGGACCACGGACTTACACCTCGGGGTGGGGCGCACCGCATCTGTACTTGTAGATGCTTTTTCCAAATGCCACATGTATGTGAGTCTATTGTTAGAGCCGGCTTAGCGTGCATTACAGCTCCGGTGCATGGGTGGGTGTCCTTATTCCAGTCCTCTGGTTCCCTCCCCTGTGCCGTCAGACCGACCACCTTTTCGGCGAATGATTATCGAGGAATATCTGCTGATGCCGGTGGCGGACGGTGCGGTGGTGATCACTGATGGGCCGTCCGAGGCCCAAGGCTAGGCCTAAGAAATGCTAGGCATCGCGTTTCTTGTTCCTTCGTTGTCCCGTCTTCAAGTCCGGGGTGGCATGCGTTTCTGTTCCCTCGATCCTCCTCCCAAAGGGCTGAGTATCACACGCCACAGGGCCAAGCTGGCACAGCAGCGCAGGCGTCTGGAGAGTTGACGACAGGTACCCGGGATCCGAGGCATCGAGCTACTCGTGTCGTGAGATCTGACTAGAGGTTGTCGGTATCTGTTTAGACTCTCACACCAGAGGGCTTGTCCCGAAGGAGCCATGCACGCTAAGAAGGCGAGCCCTCTTTTGGAGAGAGTAAACGTCCAGGAGCCTCATGGAAGAAAGGTGGACAAGCCTAGTTCTAGCAGACCATGCTGTGATGGATGGCTCCTTGCCAAGAAACGAACGAAGATGATATAAGGCCATGATGTCCGGCTTCCATCTCCAGCATCATCTCCTCTCCATCAAGTCATTTCCTCTCTATCCTTTTCCCTTCTTTCCAACGACCGTTAGTGTCATTGTCATTCGCTATTTCAACTTCAATTCCATTCTCTAATTCAGCACATTCGCTTCCGTCGATATCCAAGAAactatcatcatcatcatgcaTCTCACATCCGTCCTCGCTACCTCGCTAGCCCTAGTGTCTCTCCCAGGGACCATGGGCTACCCAGGCATGGGAGAGCAAATGGCCGAAATCATGGCCCGCAAAAGCGACGCCGGCGACTCCAACGAGCTCCTCGGTGACCTCGTCACCCTCAAAGACAAGGACCTCACCCCCGTCGGCAAGGACATCAAGAGGATGCTTCAGGGCAAAGGCGACCCAGAGTCCAACGACAGATACAGCAAGGTCCCCGACCTGACTTCGGACAAGTGCAAAAAGGACACCTGCTGCGTCTGGCGCTACGTAGCCGACGACATGTACCAGTTCATGGCCGGCAAATCGGGCCGCTGCACGGGTCTGGCCCGCGCCGCCGTCCGCCTCGGCTTCCACGACGCCGGGACGTGGTCCAAGGCTACGGCGTCACAGGGTGGGGGCGCTGATGGCAGTATTCTCCTTGCCCCTGGAGAGATTGACCGCTTCGAGAACCGCGGTCTGCAGGATGTTGCTGTCAAGTTCAAGGAGTTATACGGCAAGTATAAGGGCATGGGCTGGGACATTGGCATGGGCGACTTCATCCAGGTACGTTCCCAGACACTGATCAACACCATACATCCTTTCTTTGAAGCAGATCATTACTGACCACTCATACAAATAGATGGGTGCAAATGTCGCAACAGTAGTCTGCCCTCTCGGCCCGCGCATCAAGTCCTACGTCGGCCGCAAGGACAGCGCCAACGGCTCCCCCGACGGCCTCCTCCCGAGCCCCTTCCAGCCGGCCGACCAGCTCATCCAGCTTTTCCGCGACAAGACCATCGGCCCGCACGGCCTCGTCGCCCTGCTCGGCGCGCACACCACCAGTCAGCAGAACTTTGTAAACACCACCCGCGCTGGTGACCCCCAGGACAGCACACCCGGCGTCTGGGACGTGCTCTACTACAAGGAGACGCTCAGCTCCAACTCGCCGCCTCGCGTGTTCAAGTTCCCCAGTGACATTGCCATCTCCCAGCACCCCGAGACGGCCAAGGAATTCAAGGAGTTTGCTGGCCCTGGCGGACAGAACCACTGGAACGAGGTATGATGATCTCCCCCTGTGACTTGTGCGCTGGAAGTAAGGTGTTAACATGGCTTGCCTGATAGGACTACGCTCGTGAATACATCCGCCTCTCTCTTCTGGGAGTCAACAATATCAACCAGCTCACCGAGTGCACCAAGGTCCTGCCCCCTGCTGTGAAAGGCTTCCGCGCCGTCGATCAGTACAAGCTCGACAAGTGGCTCAACAGCGTCGGCAACAAGGGTTCTGCTAAGAAGGTTGCCGAAGATATCGAGAAGGGCGAGCCTGCTTCCGTTGAGGTTCCTCCTGTCAACAACCGTAACTAAATCTTTGTGGCTTGTCTTTAAAGTAATGGCGTTGGTATAGATCCGGCTTGGAAGATTAATGAGGGCGTTGCATATTACCAGGTTCGGAGTTGCGGTACCAGGTCTTTGTTGACCATTCGTATAAATTGAGCGTCTAATGACCTCATATGTCATATAATAATTCAAACTCAACAGTAACTACGATACAGTCTTTTTCATACGATGTGGATATGTTTGATAGCAAAACTACAATGTCGAGAATGTGCATCGGCCACTGACTCGGATCACGGCATGCCTGGAAAGCTTATTCCTTGAGCGACTCGTGGCAAAGCAGTGACCACGGTGTATATATTTGCCGGCTGGATGAGGCGTCAGATAGAACCAAGCTTTTGGAAAGACGAATGAGTAAGGAGAATCTGAATTATTGTCCAGAAAGTTGTGGTCCTGGATGTTGAAAATTCTCTTCTCAGCTACGTGTCGACAGGCCCTGGTGGTTCTTCGGACCTGACAGTGTTCGGACCGAGAACAAGCTGGACCCTTGAGTGTACTGTGTGACATCGacgttattttaaacttcAGCGCTGTCCTCAAGTGACCTCTCGTCCCGCCTAATTAGCCTTTGACTGAACAACATCTTCCTTAGACCTCAACGTCGCATAGGATACAATTCCCATAGTACATCAATCCTAGAGATCATCACACCCAGCCCAATTGTTCTTCTACCACCATCGAAAAAATGGATTATCGCCTGGTCCTCTTTCTCTACCGCAAAAAGGATATTACACACGCTGAGTTCAGAGATCACTACGAGTACATACACATACCCCTCACCCGAGAACTCACCGGCTCCCGTTTCCCCTCCCTGCACTCGAGACGGTACATTGAACGATCGCCAAAGGACGAGCCAACTGTCCTCATCGGGAAAAGCACCGGAGAGGAGCCTGACGCAGTGGTAGAAATTGGGTTCAAGAACGAGGAGGCGGGGCAAGCGTTTTTCGATGTGACCAACTCTGGGGAGGTCGAGGAGAGGTTGCGGAAGGATAATGCGCAATTTCTGGACTGGGAAAGGCTGAAGATTATGAGGATCGGGAACGCTTTTGAGACGCGTAGGGAGGACTGAGGCGAATAAAGTCCATCCATGTG from Colletotrichum lupini chromosome 2, complete sequence carries:
- a CDS encoding HypE protein, giving the protein MDYRLVLFLYRKKDITHAEFRDHYEYIHIPLTRELTGSRFPSLHSRRYIERSPKDEPTVLIGKSTGEEPDAVVEIGFKNEEAGQAFFDVTNSGEVEERLRKDNAQFLDWERLKIMRIGNAFETRRED
- a CDS encoding peroxidase; amino-acid sequence: PSWHSSAGVWRVDDRYPGSEASSYSTFASVDIQETIIIIMHLTSVLATSLALVSLPGTMGYPGMGEQMAEIMARKSDAGDSNELLGDLVTLKDKDLTPVGKDIKRMLQGKGDPESNDRYSKVPDLTSDKCKKDTCCVWRYVADDMYQFMAGKSGRCTGLARAAVRLGFHDAGTWSKATASQGGGADGSILLAPGEIDRFENRGLQDVAVKFKELYGKYKGMGWDIGMGDFIQMGANVATVVCPLGPRIKSYVGRKDSANGSPDGLLPSPFQPADQLIQLFRDKTIGPHGLVALLGAHTTSQQNFVNTTRAGDPQDSTPGVWDVLYYKETLSSNSPPRVFKFPSDIAISQHPETAKEFKEFAGPGGQNHWNEDYAREYIRLSLLGVNNINQLTECTKVLPPAVKGFRAVDQYKLDKWLNSVGNKGSAKKVAEDIEKGEPASVEVPPVNNRN